The following nucleotide sequence is from Ailuropoda melanoleuca isolate Jingjing chromosome 12, ASM200744v2, whole genome shotgun sequence.
TCAGTGAGGTCGCAGGTCGAGTTAGCTGCGAGCGGGCCCTGCCTGGAGCCTAATGCTTGCTTGGCCAGCCGGGAGTTACAGCCCTTATATGCATGACGCGCTGCACCCGCATTTATTGTACAGGATTCTGGAGGGCTGGAGCCCGGCCCTTCTGCTTCCCCACTGGCGCCTGGCACCGTAAGAGGATGCATGTAAGTGATTCAGATGATGGGTAGCCTAGACCGTGGggtaggtgtgtgtgtgatttcttgGCTTGGCTGTATCCCCATCCTACTGTGACCTCCATGACCTCCCGCCTCCGACGGCCACGTTGGAAAAAACGCCACAGCCTTGGAGTTGGTCCCAGCCTTTATTCGCTACCTCGTGTACAGCCCCGACCCCGACGTCGACCCACTAGGTACGGCTGCAGGGGTTCATGGCAGTACCCAGCTTGCGGCAGTAGCAGAAGGCGTTGAAGAAACGGCAGTAGCACGTGGCACATGGGTCGCAACATGGTACCTGGTGTCCCAGACAGGATTCATGCAGCCTTACGCAGCGACGCGGGGAGCGTGGCTCGCGCCCCTCCGGATCTAGTACCTACAGGAGTGAGGGAGCAGGATTGCAGGCATGGGCCTCTGAAGGCAGGTCCGGGGATGTCACCTGCCTCAATCCAGGCAGGATGGCAGTGGAGCATGGAGAGCGTAGTCTGCAGCATCACCCTGGGTGAGGGGGTTgtgaggtggagagaggggatGATGCCTGACGGCCCTCCCAGGCCTGTGGCCATCCCCCTTTTCCTGGGCAGTTACCTCTGCCAAAGCCTCGGCCTCCTGCAGCAGGGCTTCTGATTGTTCTGCAGTTGTCCTTTTCAGCGAGGACTGCAGGCCCAGGTCTGGAACCGATGATGTGAGGGCAgaaccccctccctccccatgcaTAAAACACCCACCTCCAAGGCCTGGGattgggaagggggaaggagggctcATACCAAGCAGGATACTTTGTGGCCAGAGGGTATCCAGGCTCCACCCAGCTCCACCCCTGCCCTTACTGACCTGGGAGCTCTGGGAACAGGGCCTGGTCAGGCCTTCTGATGCCTTCCAGGGGGGCCAGGCCCATCTGGGCCCCCTGCATGGGGGGCAGTGCCAGCAGCAGGGCACAGCTCAGCAGCACTGCAGGCAGCATGACCTGGCCAGCAGTAAGACCCACCACTTAGTCCTTCCTCATCCTTGATGCACCCTCTAGTTGTCCTACCCCAACAGAGACCTCCCAGAGATCAGGAGTCTCTGCCCAACCTGAGGTCTTACCTCTGCTTGCTGGATCCTTGCCCGGAGAGTTTCTGGCCACTCCGTCCCCTCAGCTTATATGGCAGGGTCTAATGAATGCCCCACACGTGACTGCTGCCTGCAGCTAGGACATAAGATGCCCTCCCCAGAGGGTGGGGGCACAGCTCAGGCCTCTCTCCCTGCAACCTGGGCTTCTGGATGCTCTGTAAGAGGTGTGCCCATCTCTGATTTGGGGTGAGGTCCCCAGGTGCCAATCAAAGTTTGGGAACAAGATAGGGTGCCCAGAACCCCCAAATTTCTACAGGACAGGGAcctgggtaggggtggggaggttgGACAGGCTGGAGCCATTAGCAGTAACAAGGCAGGCAGCCCTGAGATCTTAATTTAATTTGTGGCCCCGGAGGTGCTCACTCAGACCGTGTGTGgcatgctgtttcctttgcttccagGAACTTTGGTCAAAGGCATTGAAGAGTGTGATGGGCCAGTGGCCAGAATGGGGTGCAGACTTAGACCCTGGGGTTTttttggagggaaaagggaggggagaagtccacttagccaaaatcaagttctcctgcctccatccctggtccacccccccccaccgctttGTCCCTCCAGGCTACTCCAAGACCCCCCACCTCTACTCCTTCTCCCAAACCCTTTTCCGCCTGGGGTTCCTGGAAGCCAGGGAGGCAGAACGGACTGTTCCCTCGGTGGGCGAGCAGcttcaaagtaaaaagctttcaGGCTGCCTATCTCATTAGTGCTAATGGCTGTTCCCTTCCGCCCTGTGTTGTCAGGCCTGTGCCCACGCCTGGTCTCATCAGGACGAGGCCAGGGTGAAGACTGCCCTTTTGTGAAGGTGGGAGGACACACAGGACCCCACCTGCTCCTGCCTTCACTCTCCTCTCTGGAGGACTCTTTAATACACACTTGCCCATCAGGGAAAGGGATACAGGCTGAATTACCTTCAAAGCCTCAGTGTGCAAACTGAGCTGGCCTGAGACAGTAGGAGGATGAAGAGGCCGTTGGGGTTTGCAGTCTAGGTTCACACAGATTGTTCTGCCCAGGACAAGGCCTGAGGAAGTCCTCCCAGCAGCAGGTGGACACCATATGTTGTCATCTGACAGCCTTTGGCCTTCAGCACCAACAGTCGGTCTTGGGGTTCAGTTGCATGGGGAAGGCCTCCTCAGCAGACAGCAGGGCTGTGGCAGCTTCGTTCACAGATGGGCACTGATGTCTGTTCTGGTATCAGGCTAGCACTGGGCTCACTTGTGGTTGGCACAGGATAACAGTCTAGGAGCTCAGAGGGTCACATACTACTGCCCagagggtggaggctggggagtgagggaaagcctctctgaggagcTGGTCCCTGGATAATCCAGCAAAggtccccctttctccccctACAATGCCACTGGCTATTTTGGTGACAAAGAACCACAAAGTGGACCTGGTATCAAG
It contains:
- the AGRP gene encoding agouti-related protein, yielding MLPAVLLSCALLLALPPMQGAQMGLAPLEGIRRPDQALFPELPDLGLQSSLKRTTAEQSEALLQEAEALAEVLDPEGREPRSPRRCVRLHESCLGHQVPCCDPCATCYCRFFNAFCYCRKLGTAMNPCSRT